DNA from Kitasatospora acidiphila:
CTCCAGCGAGCGACTCACCTGCAACTCGGCCCGCGGGTCGTCACAGCGGACCTGCAGATCCGTCCAGGGGGCGGGGACTCCGGCGCCGCGACCGATCGGCGGACGCACCTGGGCGGGTGCCTGCGGCTCCAACTCCACTCGCAGCTCGACCGACCATCGGGCCCCGGGCTGGACCTCCAGGTCCCAGCGCAGCACGCCGGCGCCCGCGAGTACGGCATGCGGCGACGGCCGGGCTATCACCGTGGCGCTGTGCCCCCGGCCGATCCACCGCAGACCTGCGGACTGGACCTGCGCCGAGATGTCCGGCAGCCGGGCGCCCGCGCCGATCTCCGCGAGGTTGCCGAGATCGGTACCGAGAGCGATTTCCAAGGGGAGCCGCGCCGGGCGGCTGCCGGCGTTGCGCACGGTGATGCTTTCGAGACCATCCGCATGCCGCACGCGCTCCACGGTCAGCGCCGGGTCCGGATCGAGCTCGCCGGGCACTCGAATCGCACCGAGAAAGCGGGCCTGGGATGCCGTGGTGAGCTCCCCCTGCAGGGGGAGCGGCTCGAGCCCGCCGAGCCGGACCTCCATCCGGTTCAGCTGGCGGATCCCGGAGCGGTAGAAGCCGTGCAGCCCGTCCCCGCGCAACTGCCCGTCAGGGCCGGAGGTGGCCATCGCCGGCGCACTGACACACAGCACATCGGCGTGGGCCGAGGTGGGCTGCCGACGGGCCTGGGACCCGTGGCGGCCGGTCCCGGCCGGTGCCGCCTCGAACCGGGGCGGCGTGACCGGGGGCGCACCGGCAACCGTCTCGGCCGGGTTCGCGGTCTGTGCTGGCCTGGGGGCCGTCACCGGGCACTCCTCCTGTCGGTGGGCAGCGCGGGCCCACGGGCCCCGCCTGTCCTGGCTGGTTTCGGTCGTACACGGAGCGGGCCGCGCGCCTCCCAGCGGCGAGCCGGGAGCACGGTAGTCCGGCTCCGGCACCCCGGGCACGGCTTTCCCGCAGAGGCGGGACCACCATGAGTCTCGGACCCGATGGCGCCCCTCAGTGTGAACGCGGCGCACGGGCCGCAGGTCACGCCCCGCCGGTTGGCGGTTCGACTGCCGACCGCCGCCGGATCCGCACCGCGCTGCCCCGCAGTCGCGGACCGGTTCGGACGGACGGCGCCGCTGCTGCCCGGCGGGCGCCAGGATACGGTGCCGAGGGGGTACCGACCGCATCGGGAAGTGCCCAGGCCCGTGCCGGCCGACACCCGCTGCCAGGAGCGGGTCGCCCGGCTGCGGCGCAGGTGGAACAGCGCGCACCCCAGCCGCGCCGAGTGCAGACGAAGGAGTCTCATGTCCGTCGTGATCCGACAGCCAGGCGTCGTCCTGACCGACCACCTCTTCCAGGTGCCGCTGGACCATGCGGCACCCCACGGAGAGCAGATCGAGGTCTACGCCCGTGAAGTCGTCGCGGCGGGCAAGGAGCGGGCAGAGCTGCCCTGGCTGCTCTTCCTGCAGGGCGGGCCGGGTGGCCGGGCGGCTCGACCGCTCGGGCGTGACAGTTGGCTGGACCGGGCCCTGGACGACTACCGCGTGCTGCTCCTGGACCAGCGCGGCACCGGGCGTTCGACCCCGGCGACCCGGCAGACCCTGCCGCTGCGCGGCGGTGCCGCCGAGCAGGCCGAGTACCTGTCGTTCTTCCGCGCCGACTCGATCGTCCGTGATGCTGAGCTGATCCGGCGCCAGCTCCTCGGCGAACGCGGCCAGTGGACTCTGCTCGGCCAGAGCTACGGCGGCTTCTGCACGCTGACCTACCTGTCCCTGGCGCCCGAAGGCGTTCGCGAGGCGATGGTGACCGGCGGCCTGGCCGGGCTGCGCAGCAGCGCGGCCGACGTGTACCGGGCCGCCTACCCGCGGGTGGCGCGGAAGAACACAGCGCACTACGCCCGCTACCCGCAGGATGTCGAGACGGTGCGGCGGGTCGTCGAGCACCTGGCCGACGCACCGGCACGGCTGCCCGACGGCGGTGACCTGACCGTGCCGGCCTTCCAGGCGCTCGGCCTGCTGCTCGGCTCCGGCAGCGGTTCCGACACGCTGCACTACCTCTTGGAGGATGCCTGGGTCCGCGGCAGCGCCGGGCTGGAGCTCTCGGACACCTTCCTGGCCGGGGTCCAGTCGCAGCTGTCGTTCGCCGGCGGCCCGCTCTACGCCGTGCTCCACGAGTCGATCTACGGGCAGCGCTCGGTCGATGCCGGACCGACGGCCTGGGCAGCCCACCAGGTGCGCGCGGAGTTCCCCGAGTTCGACGCGCTTCAGGCACTGGCCGACGGCACCCCGGTGCGGTTCACCGGCGAGATGATCTACCCGTGGATGTTCGAGACCGATCCGGCGCTTCGTCCACTGCGCGAGGCGGCGCAGCTGCTGGCCGATCGCACGGACTGGCCCGATCTCTACTCGCCTGAGGCGCTGGCGGCCAACCAGGTGCCGGTGGTGGCGGCGGTCTACCACGACGACATGTACGTGGACACGGCCGACTCGCTGGCGACGGCCGACGCGGTGCGTGGTCTGCGGGCCTGGGTGACCAACGAGTGGGAGCACGACGGCCTGCGGGCCAGCGGCGGGCAGGTGCTGGACCGTTTGATCCGCATGGCGCGCGGCGACGCCTAGCGGTCGGCTCGAATACCGCCACGGCACTCGGTAAGCACGGCCGAGCTGCGGCAGTCGC
Protein-coding regions in this window:
- a CDS encoding alpha/beta fold hydrolase; its protein translation is MSVVIRQPGVVLTDHLFQVPLDHAAPHGEQIEVYAREVVAAGKERAELPWLLFLQGGPGGRAARPLGRDSWLDRALDDYRVLLLDQRGTGRSTPATRQTLPLRGGAAEQAEYLSFFRADSIVRDAELIRRQLLGERGQWTLLGQSYGGFCTLTYLSLAPEGVREAMVTGGLAGLRSSAADVYRAAYPRVARKNTAHYARYPQDVETVRRVVEHLADAPARLPDGGDLTVPAFQALGLLLGSGSGSDTLHYLLEDAWVRGSAGLELSDTFLAGVQSQLSFAGGPLYAVLHESIYGQRSVDAGPTAWAAHQVRAEFPEFDALQALADGTPVRFTGEMIYPWMFETDPALRPLREAAQLLADRTDWPDLYSPEALAANQVPVVAAVYHDDMYVDTADSLATADAVRGLRAWVTNEWEHDGLRASGGQVLDRLIRMARGDA